One Kosmotoga arenicorallina S304 genomic window carries:
- a CDS encoding DUF503 domain-containing protein — protein sequence MHFGYKSYVIRLYGIKSLKEKRSISKRLQNDLRKSFNASVVESGKHDSKDWLEISVGMLANSLGELESLFQSVEKRVTGNGFDVTKIDTEIW from the coding sequence ATGCATTTTGGGTACAAAAGTTATGTAATAAGGCTCTATGGAATTAAGTCATTGAAGGAAAAGCGAAGCATTTCAAAAAGGTTGCAAAACGACTTGAGAAAATCTTTCAACGCTTCAGTAGTTGAGAGCGGAAAGCATGATTCGAAAGACTGGCTGGAAATTTCTGTGGGAATGCTTGCAAATTCGTTAGGGGAACTGGAGTCTCTTTTTCAAAGTGTTGAAAAGAGGGTCACAGGAAATGGGTTCGATGTAACAAAAATAGATACTGAGATTTGGTAA